The following is a genomic window from Elgaria multicarinata webbii isolate HBS135686 ecotype San Diego chromosome 9, rElgMul1.1.pri, whole genome shotgun sequence.
CCGGCCTGCCCTACGAGCTGGGGAGGATTACAACATGAATATCGTCTCTTCTGCGCCCAATTTGCGGCCTGCTTCGGCTGCCTCTGACCCGGCATCCGCTGAGCCACCGCCTGGTGCTCCCAAAGGCACAGAGCCCCAGCCCCCCAACAGCAGCCCCCACAGGTCGCCTGCCACGGAGAGCTACTGTGCCAGGTTTCAGAGGGATGCGGTGGCgtgcagggagaaagagaagggagccGGAAGCCGCCCCGTTTGCTCTGCTGGAGGACAAGCTGGGCGCCCTTCCTCTGTCTCCCCGATTGACCAGGCCAGCAGTCCGCTCTCTGAGGATGAGCCGGCAGAGGGCCACAGAGAGGCGGGATCTGGGGGACGCCACCCTGTGGGGGTCTACGGAAGCCCCACAAGGGCCGCCAGGGGGCTGCTAAGCTCCGATGGAGAGGGCAGCCATGGGAGCCGAGTGCCCAGTGGGCAAGGGCTGCCGTCGGCCTCCTCGGACACCACGTCTCCCTCGTCGGACCCAGGCATCGAGGCCGATCTCACCAGCCGCAACTCCAAGGGCTTCCCGCCGTGCGGCCGGCACGGCGAGGACCTCAGCTCGCCTGGATCCGACTCAGACGTGGAGGGCGAAATCGAAGCCGCCTTTGCTTGCAGCGGCCACCGCCTGGCCAGTCACATGATCTCCAGCATCTCCGAAACGGAGCTGGACCtgagcagcgacagcagcagcggCCGCTCCTCCCACCTCACCAACTCCATCGAGGAGGCCAGCTCCCCGGGCTCCGAGGCCGACCTGGAGGCCGACCTGGAGGCCCAGGGGGTGATGGGCCTGAAGGACGCCCTtctgctggacccaggcaaggaggaggaagagctggagctgCCCCCAGaggagagcctggtgcggagggaGAGCCTGGCGGCAGCGCTCAAGATGGAGGAGTTCTACGAGGACCCCTCAGCCCCCATTGACCAGACAGACGTGTCCCTCTCGGGCCACCTGGAGCTGGAGATCAACCCTGACCACAGCCTGGAGAGCCTGCGCCGCTCCTTCTACTTGCCGGTGGGGCCGAAGCTGATGCCCGAGGGTGGCgacgatgatgacgacgacgacgaaggGAACAGCGAATACGATTCGGAGTCCGACTCGGAGTCGGAGCCGGACCTGAGCGAGGACTCTGACTCCCCGTGGCTCCTCAGCAACCTGGTGAACAAGATGATCTCGGAGGGCTCCTATCCCATCAAGTGCGCTGACGAGTGCTTCCCTGCCGCCCACTCCCTTTCAGACACCCTTTCTCCCGCCTCCGACCTGGAGCCGGAGATCCCCAGCGAGGCCCTGACCGACACCCAGCCCTGCTCCCAGCAAAGCATTGAGCTGGTGGACATGGAGACGCTCCGCTGCTCTCTGCAGGGCACCGAGGAGGAGAAGCCCACGGAGGCCAAGCCCAGGGTGGAGGTGGCGCCTCCGGCGGGGGACGTGGGGCCCTACCTGTTCCTGAGCAACTCGACCAACGACACCATCACCCCCGTCTTCCCAGGGCGGCCACGCTCTGGCTGCTGCAACGGCATCACTGCCCCCAAAAGCTTGCCACCCAGGGAGCCCCCCGGCAAGGCTGAGCCCCCCACGGTGCTGGAGGACTGTGTGATTGACAGGGACCTGGACTCGGGCATCTTGGAGGACAATGACATGATTGACGACATCCGGTTAGAGCCCCACGGGGGGCTGGACGTCTCCACCGCCAAGACCAACCGTTGCTTCAGCCTGGCCTATTCCCCCGAGGAGGATGAGGCCCCCTGCCTGGGCAGCCTGAAGGGCTCCCCGTTTTCGGAAGAGCTGCCGCTGCCCCCTCCTTCAGTGGTGCTGGACGACTCCTTGGCCTACGACTCCATCAAGTACACCCTGGTTGTGGATGAGAACACGCAGCTGGAGCTGGTGAGCCTCAAGCGCTGCACCTCGGTGCTGAGTGACGACAGCGAGCTGCTGCGTGCCTGTGACGCCCCCGACCTGGAGGATGTGGCCAGTGACTTTGGGGAGGGTCTGGGGGCAGCGGATGGACGCAGCTCCTCCTCCGAGGACTCCTCCCCCGAGGCCGACCT
Proteins encoded in this region:
- the MAPK8IP2 gene encoding C-Jun-amino-terminal kinase-interacting protein 2, with the translated sequence MADRAEMFSLSTFHSLSPPGCRAPQDISLEEFDDEDLSEITDDCGIGLNYDSDHYEKDCLVLERCEQPHPTCTFQDDFQEFEMIDDNEEEEEEEEEEEEVEGNGLEEAPPSPSASPIPSPTTEETQKHRPTTLNLTVTGTQDSLNNNSGCNPAPPLPRATWQETLLHSTTTSSSSSAAAPHAERSSPSHPCLQDGLRLDTQNSKDPAPAPAPCKPSPYGAEGNGQELQEDRPALRAGEDYNMNIVSSAPNLRPASAASDPASAEPPPGAPKGTEPQPPNSSPHRSPATESYCARFQRDAVACREKEKGAGSRPVCSAGGQAGRPSSVSPIDQASSPLSEDEPAEGHREAGSGGRHPVGVYGSPTRAARGLLSSDGEGSHGSRVPSGQGLPSASSDTTSPSSDPGIEADLTSRNSKGFPPCGRHGEDLSSPGSDSDVEGEIEAAFACSGHRLASHMISSISETELDLSSDSSSGRSSHLTNSIEEASSPGSEADLEADLEAQGVMGLKDALLLDPGKEEEELELPPEESLVRRESLAAALKMEEFYEDPSAPIDQTDVSLSGHLELEINPDHSLESLRRSFYLPVGPKLMPEGGDDDDDDDEGNSEYDSESDSESEPDLSEDSDSPWLLSNLVNKMISEGSYPIKCADECFPAAHSLSDTLSPASDLEPEIPSEALTDTQPCSQQSIELVDMETLRCSLQGTEEEKPTEAKPRVEVAPPAGDVGPYLFLSNSTNDTITPVFPGRPRSGCCNGITAPKSLPPREPPGKAEPPTVLEDCVIDRDLDSGILEDNDMIDDIRLEPHGGLDVSTAKTNRCFSLAYSPEEDEAPCLGSLKGSPFSEELPLPPPSVVLDDSLAYDSIKYTLVVDENTQLELVSLKRCTSVLSDDSELLRACDAPDLEDVASDFGEGLGAADGRSSSSEDSSPEADLHFSKKFLNVFVNSTSRSSSTESFGLFSCTVNGEEREQTHRAVFRFIPRHEDELELDVDDPILVELEEDDYWYRGYNMRTGERGIFPAFYAHEVVSQAKEVTGLKRNPCWMERFNVQFLGSVEVPYHQGNGILCAAMQKIATTRKLTVHLRPPATCDLEISLQGIKLNLTVNEYSRDEEFERCSHFFQMKNISFCGCHPRNSCYFGFITKHPVLSRFACHVFVSQESMRPVAECVGRAFQEYYQEHLEFACPTEDIYLE